Proteins encoded in a region of the Mycolicibacterium neoaurum genome:
- a CDS encoding SDR family oxidoreductase — MQIEDSVVVITGAGSGIGKALAVAFTAAGASVVAGDIDATAAAATAAEIGGQTIGVGVDASTVDGIATLLEAARSTFGPVDIFVANAGIIGAPELGTDADWDRVLDVNLRAHIRAADALIPEWTARGSGYFVAVASAAGLLTQIGAAGYAVTKHAAVGFAEWLAITHGDNGIGVTVVCPMGVATPLLDAIVDSTDDTARVAAASITTAGEVLSADDVAAATLAGVRDGTFLVLPHPGVLDMYRGKGADYERWIKGMRRYQRALRG; from the coding sequence ATGCAGATCGAAGACAGCGTCGTCGTCATCACCGGAGCGGGATCGGGTATCGGGAAGGCACTGGCCGTGGCATTCACCGCCGCAGGTGCCTCCGTCGTCGCCGGTGATATCGACGCGACGGCGGCCGCCGCGACCGCCGCCGAGATCGGCGGTCAGACGATCGGCGTCGGCGTCGACGCCTCGACGGTCGACGGGATCGCGACGCTGCTGGAAGCCGCACGCTCGACATTCGGACCGGTCGACATCTTCGTCGCCAACGCAGGCATCATCGGTGCACCAGAGCTGGGTACCGATGCCGATTGGGACCGGGTGCTGGACGTCAACCTGCGGGCGCACATCCGCGCCGCGGACGCGCTGATCCCGGAGTGGACGGCCCGCGGCAGCGGTTACTTTGTGGCGGTCGCCTCTGCGGCCGGACTGCTCACCCAGATCGGTGCCGCCGGGTACGCGGTCACCAAGCACGCTGCAGTCGGATTCGCAGAATGGCTGGCAATCACCCACGGCGACAACGGCATCGGTGTCACCGTGGTCTGCCCGATGGGAGTCGCCACGCCGCTACTGGACGCGATCGTCGACTCGACCGATGACACTGCCAGGGTGGCCGCCGCGTCCATCACGACGGCGGGCGAGGTGCTCTCGGCCGACGACGTCGCCGCCGCCACCCTGGCCGGGGTGCGCGACGGTACATTCCTGGTGCTGCCCCACCCCGGCGTGCTGGACATGTACCGCGGCAAGGGTGCCGACTACGAACGCTGGATCAAAGGGATGCGCCGCTATCAGCGCGCGCTACGGGGATGA
- a CDS encoding HNH endonuclease signature motif containing protein, whose product MDATCLDAFVDALIDELAAVPSEDDVGASLGRWVRCPRPVVDDQALLDVLAAAVTARNLLDFVIASAVAAAERVGLPGRRHLRTGTDLLRLLGMAPSAATRAVRVGRMAPALPAVVSAQRLGGIGIEFADAVGKGVTHIEARVPLSDDDRATVVTKLMIQTTPAEVAAKARAIALEKTAGQPGEERVVPVAEDTALNEMTLVQNAEGRFEATLDLDVGTGEELCAALDPLCRPVPQPDGSADPRPIGVRRAEALGQVLRTYLAQSRRPMSGGVLPHVTLIRPGVAVAQGGQDTVDRLGFAGPVSAATADLIACDATLTNVIVDHTGVPLDVGRAERLFTPAIRKALGVRDGGCAHPGCGRPVSWCDAHHIQPWSAGGTTSVDNGVLLCRLHHGVIHHGGWRVYLGRDRHPWFIPPHAPGEPEPAHLRSHARRTMTDLPTAA is encoded by the coding sequence ATGGACGCCACCTGTCTTGATGCGTTTGTCGATGCGCTCATCGATGAGCTCGCTGCGGTGCCCTCGGAGGATGACGTGGGGGCGAGTTTGGGTCGGTGGGTGCGGTGTCCGCGGCCGGTGGTCGATGACCAGGCATTACTGGACGTGCTGGCTGCGGCGGTGACCGCCCGGAATCTGCTGGATTTTGTGATCGCTTCGGCGGTGGCGGCGGCCGAACGGGTCGGGTTGCCGGGACGGCGGCACCTGCGCACCGGGACTGATCTGTTGAGGTTGTTGGGTATGGCCCCGAGTGCGGCGACGCGCGCGGTGCGGGTAGGGCGGATGGCACCTGCGCTGCCTGCAGTGGTTTCGGCGCAGCGGTTGGGTGGGATCGGTATCGAGTTCGCCGACGCCGTCGGCAAAGGTGTCACCCATATCGAGGCTCGGGTGCCGTTATCCGACGACGATCGGGCGACGGTGGTGACGAAGCTGATGATCCAGACCACCCCGGCGGAGGTGGCGGCGAAAGCCCGCGCGATCGCCCTGGAGAAGACCGCAGGGCAGCCGGGGGAAGAACGGGTAGTGCCGGTGGCCGAGGACACCGCCCTCAACGAGATGACCCTGGTCCAGAACGCCGAAGGCCGGTTTGAGGCCACCCTCGACCTGGACGTCGGAACCGGGGAAGAACTCTGTGCGGCGCTGGATCCGTTATGCCGACCGGTCCCGCAACCCGACGGGTCGGCGGACCCACGACCTATCGGCGTGCGGCGGGCGGAGGCGCTCGGGCAGGTGCTGCGCACCTATCTGGCGCAGTCGAGGCGGCCGATGTCCGGCGGGGTGCTGCCACACGTCACGTTGATCCGACCAGGGGTGGCAGTGGCGCAGGGCGGTCAGGATACAGTCGATCGGCTCGGGTTCGCCGGACCGGTCAGCGCCGCGACCGCGGACCTGATCGCCTGTGATGCCACGTTGACCAATGTGATCGTCGATCACACCGGAGTACCGCTGGACGTCGGGCGGGCCGAGCGGCTGTTCACCCCGGCGATCCGCAAAGCACTCGGCGTGCGTGACGGTGGGTGTGCCCACCCGGGGTGTGGGCGTCCGGTGTCCTGGTGCGATGCCCACCACATCCAACCCTGGAGCGCCGGCGGCACAACCAGTGTGGACAACGGGGTGTTGCTGTGTCGGCTGCATCACGGCGTGATCCATCACGGTGGCTGGCGGGTCTACCTCGGTAGAGACCGCCATCCCTGGTTCATCCCACCCCACGCACCCGGGGAACCCGAACCGGCACATCTGCGATCGCACGCCCGCCGCACCATGACCGACCTACCGACGGCTGCGTAA
- a CDS encoding metal-dependent hydrolase, translated as MTALKVRRIRFDFRDPVPFLWNPQNPALSVGGNVLSIMAIGFERFIVSVVRQAMPLISDPAVVAEADAFLRQEAQHSSAHQQHVRSLVRSYPGLSGTLDAVIADYRKLDETTALPFKLAYIADIEATFTPAFTLLLDHEQTLFRPGDDRIASMFLWHFVEEIEHRSSALRIYDAVVPSKALRLRALPAVVSHLAQQTQLVTTGFEAHVPAVDRMGSVRSSRRLRRKAPALLGSVPLRDKLAAIRGICAAQIPGHEPEFERLPEFADKWFVRYERGEDVVRWYWSERDGS; from the coding sequence GTGACAGCACTGAAGGTCCGCAGAATCCGGTTCGACTTCCGCGATCCCGTTCCGTTCCTGTGGAACCCGCAGAATCCGGCGCTGTCGGTCGGCGGGAACGTTCTGTCGATCATGGCCATCGGGTTCGAACGATTCATCGTCTCAGTCGTGCGGCAGGCGATGCCTTTGATCAGCGATCCGGCGGTTGTCGCGGAGGCCGACGCGTTCCTGCGTCAGGAGGCCCAACACTCCAGCGCACACCAGCAGCACGTGCGATCGCTCGTCAGGAGCTATCCCGGACTGAGTGGCACCCTCGATGCGGTCATCGCCGACTATCGAAAACTGGACGAGACAACAGCACTGCCCTTCAAGCTCGCCTACATCGCGGATATCGAGGCAACGTTCACGCCGGCGTTCACGCTGTTGCTCGATCACGAGCAGACACTCTTCCGGCCCGGGGACGACCGCATCGCGTCGATGTTCCTGTGGCACTTCGTCGAGGAGATCGAACACCGTAGCTCGGCGTTGCGGATCTACGATGCGGTGGTCCCGAGCAAGGCCCTCCGGTTGCGGGCGCTACCGGCTGTCGTCAGTCACCTGGCACAACAAACACAATTGGTGACAACGGGTTTTGAGGCTCACGTGCCCGCTGTCGACAGGATGGGAAGTGTCCGGTCCTCACGGCGCCTACGCCGGAAGGCACCTGCGCTGCTCGGCTCCGTACCGCTGCGTGACAAGCTGGCCGCGATCCGAGGTATCTGTGCAGCACAGATACCCGGACATGAACCCGAATTCGAGAGGTTGCCCGAGTTCGCCGACAAGTGGTTCGTCCGGTACGAGCGGGGCGAGGATGTCGTGCGCTGGTACTGGAGCGAACGGGACGGGAGCTGA
- a CDS encoding TetR/AcrR family transcriptional regulator, with translation MVDAALPRRVAWRRQGAPTDPREHIVDAASRCLAALGLERTSLTAIAQAAGVSRQTIYKYFATKEEIVAKALETEAARASERIMTAAKSNTTAADYAVELFMAARAEFLRNPAISPMMTVLGQVEQSRRVLAPESIAIARQFLEPILAYAPDMEPHLDEMTETFTRLHLSFLEFASDITESEDALRDYLHRVLVPALGLATVG, from the coding sequence GTGGTGGACGCCGCATTGCCCCGCCGGGTGGCCTGGCGACGCCAAGGGGCGCCGACCGACCCGCGGGAGCACATCGTGGATGCGGCGTCGCGATGCCTGGCTGCCCTCGGTTTGGAACGGACGTCGCTGACGGCGATCGCCCAGGCTGCTGGGGTGTCACGGCAGACGATCTATAAGTACTTCGCCACCAAGGAGGAGATCGTAGCCAAGGCTCTCGAAACGGAGGCCGCGCGCGCGTCAGAGCGGATCATGACGGCTGCGAAGAGCAATACGACGGCGGCGGATTATGCCGTCGAGCTGTTCATGGCCGCCCGGGCCGAGTTCCTTCGCAATCCCGCGATCTCGCCGATGATGACCGTATTGGGTCAGGTCGAACAGAGCAGACGCGTATTGGCTCCCGAGTCCATCGCCATCGCCCGGCAATTCCTGGAGCCGATCCTTGCCTATGCACCGGACATGGAACCCCACCTCGACGAGATGACAGAGACGTTCACCCGGCTCCATCTCTCATTTCTTGAATTTGCCAGTGACATAACCGAATCGGAGGACGCCCTGCGGGACTATCTGCACCGCGTGCTGGTTCCTGCGCTGGGCCTGGCGACGGTCGGCTGA